The Fusarium oxysporum f. sp. lycopersici 4287 chromosome 1, whole genome shotgun sequence DNA segment TGAGCAATAGATAAagcatcctcgtcctccttcGTGTGTAAAAGGGTACTCGCAAAAGCAAGCACTTTGTCTTGATAAATCAGACCATGGCGTTTTTCTGATTCCTCCAAGACCGACCAGTACGTTTCTGCAAGACTAGGGCGTTGGACGAGCATTGATTCTGCGATGCGGTGGCCAGGCTCCTCAGTAGTGGTCGTGGCCTGATTAATGTTACTTCGATCCCTTGCGGCGACCTCTCCGCAGAAATCGATAGTGTCTATAAGATACAGACAGAGCTCAAGGCTCGACCCATCAACTCGGGGGGATAGCCAGCCTACTGAGGTCGGGTCCTCCCCCTGGCAGGCCTTATATCTGTCATTGATAGCCCAAGCTCGACTGACGTCTAATTGGGGGCACCACGACGGCCCACTCGCGAGTTCCTCAGGGAGACAGTGAGATACCAGGCCAAGAAATCGCAATGAATGGGGACTCAGTCCGGAAAACAACTGGAGCCGCAGTTGCGACAGATTTCTTGAGTAGTCTGCCTTGATCAAGAGCTCGCCGTCGTCCGACCTTGCACGAGGGTGCCCGAGGAATGCATAAACGAAGTCCCTGAGGTCCGTAGCCTTTTGAATGTGTCTCGCCCTGAAGAGCACATCTAGAAACTCAAGTTTTGAACGTTTCAGTGACTGCTGGAACAGGACTTTGAGTATGCGGGAAGATCTGAACCAGGCATCTTCGACATCCTTGACGTATGAGGACCAAATGTATGTGAAGAGGTCCGAGATATGGCCTGACCTGAAATAGACACCTGGAAAAGAGTTGCCGGTCTGGGCCCATGCCTGCACGAAGTCCATGACTTCAGCAAAGTCCATCATTGACGAGCCGTAGGCAAGCACCACGTTCTTCGCAAGCCCAACCTCCTGAAGAACCCAAACCCGCTCAAACCAGGGATGGTTGAATAATGGTAGTACGTTCTGAAGCCGCGTAGCAGTGACAGGACCGTAACCATCGTCTGGTTTCCACCACtttctgctgttgaggaCGTCTTCGGACAGGTACTTGGCGGCAATGCGATTGTAATCTTGTATGACGCTGAAAGCGACACTTGCGACTTCGCCGTTCTGGCCGTCGTCGCCAAGACAAACCACGACTTGCTGGGCATGAGCGTATATATCGCCCATCATGTTGACGTGGAAGCTCTTCTCTACCAGGTCTGACTGATTGATGCATAGGGCATCGGCCCATATGCGTCTTGGCTCACGGGGGTGTCTGGTCTGGCGCAGAGCTTCGAAGAGGTTAGTGGTGATGTCGacttgatgaccttgacaCTGAATCGAGCGGCGTTCTGCAGCGTTACCCCAGACGTATGATATCGCATCGTAGGCTTTGAATATATTTCAGGGTCAGCCGAGACGGGTTTCATTAAAAAGAAATTTCGATTTCGCATAGAGGATCTTACCTTCAGTGTCAAATTTGGCAACGTGGAGAGAACATTCTATGGGATCGTCTCTAGCTCCTGGGTCTAGGGTGAGAATGCGAGTCCATTTCCCTGCTGGCAATGGAGAGTCTGACTGGTAGACCCCGGATTGAGGTCTATTAACTTCCGACATGCTTCTCTGTCGAGAGGGCTGGATGAATGGGCTTGATGTTGAATGGTTCTTTTGTGCTCGTCTTACGTAGCTTGAGCCGAGCTTATCTTACGGTGAGGGAGGGGCATGGAGGGCGCAGACGTGGACAAGTCATCAAGGCATCTACCTACCGACATTTTGCCGACTGGTGAAAAGTTCTTCAATCTCTTACAGAAAACAGTAAACCCCCGTAGCAAGGGTTATACAGAAAATATAGATACTTCTCCAGATTGAGACCCCTGACTGGCGATATGAATTTTGCCTAGCCTGCTCAAATCAGTGCATTGGCTCATCGAATCGATGGGAACATCCCAAAAGTTTTGTGTTATACCTAATACCTAGTCCCGAATGGCGGGAAAAGAAAATTCAAGGGGTGAAGCTAAGACGGTTGGTCCTCTAAATGTGGCATGGTGACGGCAACATAAAGAATATATGGAATATAGGTATGAGAATGCCTTGAGTGGTTATCTTGCTATTGAAGTAATAGTAATGTTAAATTCATGTAGTAAGTAAGTAACTGACTACATGGTTGTAAAAACAAGCTTACCCTATAGCGTTTAGTGACACGGTCAACTCAAAATTCTCcaccttcctttgtcatcacactttcttggcatacaatTGTTAAGAAAGTCGCCCTGTCGACACCTAAatccttaacaagtgcacaaCAAACGCCTCAATTTGCGCTTTGCGCAGCCgcaagccgcggcgatggcttcgtctacGACGAACCCGCCCGCTGCTCCGGACCCCTTCGATTTAGGGATCCACACTCCCGCCAATCTGAACCGAGGAGCCCGTGCAGCCCTCTTACAGAACAGCCCTGCGGCCGTGAACGGCACCATTGGTGTTTCACCCGGTCCCAGGCGGATGGCtcagacaccatcctcaccacttAATGCCTCTACCATTGCTGCAGCTACGGAAGGAGCTGAGCGCGCCAGCCCCTCATCGACCTTTGAACAGCAACCAGTCTCTATCATTAAATCAGCCAATGATCTCGCGCGCGAACGCGTAGAGGAGTACAATGCCAAACTTATGGTATTCCAGGCCTTCTGCGCCAAGTTCGAAGAAGCCGCACAACAATTCACTACCGGACCGCAACGACGTTTCGCTCAACAGTTTGCCGACAGCTTCCTTGACTCCTGGAAACGAGAGCTCTCCAGTGCCGGACCTACCATCCCCAAGCCTACTTACAGCAGCGTAGCCGCTGCCTCGCCTCGCACTGACCGTGACCGTCTAACCcacagacaacaacaacaacatggacgCCGACAAACAGATccacctcatcgccaagggcaacaaaCGACTATCGCCCCACCCCGACAAGACCTCCGCGTCTTCATCCGTCTAGAAGCCGGGGCTCCGGCCAGAGCCCACAGTAGCTATGCAATCCGAACCCTGATCCAGGAAAAACTCAGCGCCGTCTCAAGCAAGATTCGACAGGTTTTCCAGGTCAGATCGGGATGGGCCGTCCTGACTGCCGACCCTGAGACACGCGACTTTCTCGTagagaagcaggctgagtggGCGGCTGAACTGGGAGCTACGACAGTAGAAACGAACAAGGAATGGTTCACCTATGTAGTCTCAGACTTTCCCACAAGACTGACTGACTTTCACGGTAAAGAGGTGGATAGTGATAGTATTGTCCGTGATGAGATAGAAATCCAGACGGGGCTTAAGCCTGTTGATATACGTCCTTCGCGACAATTCTCGGACAGCCCCTTGACCAAGACTCTACTTGTATCGTTTCTGAAGCCCACAAAGAGATTCTGGTCGCTCTTTGGCAGCAGCGCGGCGAGACTGATTGACAAAACCGACCGACCCAGACAATGTGAGACGTGTTGGGGCTACCACTTTGCGCGCAACTGTCATAGACAGCCAGTTTGCCAACGTTGTGGTAAGACTGGCCACATTATAGACAACTGCACTGCACCAGAACAGTGCATCAACTGCTTAGGCCCTCACCAAGCCAACTTTCATAAGTGCCCAGCTCGGCCAAAGAGAGTGCACGGCGTGCTCCGCCGACTCACCAAAGAGCAACGAGGACATGTCCGGACCGTTGGCGCGGAGGCATACCGACAACGACACCTGGCACAACAACCAGAGTCGCATCTGGAAGCCCAACAAAGCGACGACATCGCATCACACGAACAGCCGAGCATTCGTGGCCCAAGTCCAGCGGCATCAGGAGCACCCTCgtgcatcatggtggccaCAAGCCCTCATGCGGGCTACGAAGCGGAGGAGGAGCCCGAGCATCCCCGACCAGGCTCACCGCGAAAACGGCGCATAGTTCTCATCACTCGTCCTCTTGACCAGGAATAGATACCCGCAGACACGAAAGAATAACAAGAAGCCGCTCAGGATCTTTCAGGCCAACGTCGGCAAGATCCCCCCGGCCCACGACTGCGCTCTGGCGCTGGCCGACTCGGAACGATACGACATCGTCCTTCTACAGGAGCCGTGGACTGCTCACACAGACACTCGCTCCCTAACTAAAACCCATCCCGCATACGACACGTTCACACCTGTCGAGACATGGGACGGTAACGACACTCGGCCTAGAGTCATGACATATGTCCGACGAGACCCAAGGCTCTCGGCTGATCAGATCCGGCCCTTTCAGACTCGGGATATTCTATGGCTTACAATCAACGGCATGACGATAGTTAACTTCTATCGTCAGAACGACGAGAGTGATGCCCTGAACATACTGATACGATGGCCTGTTCCGGAACGCTGCCTTATCGCCGGCGACTTTAACGCCAGACATCATACTTGGCAGACAGGACAAGCGACGAACCATAGCCAAGAAATTGCAAACTGGGCATCAGAAAATAATCTCGACCTACTTAACACTCCAGATATTCCAACAAACCCACACGGCAACACGATCGATCTTGCCTTTACTAATATGCCACTTGCTGAAGCTACCGTCGAAGATCACCTTGCCACTAGCTCTGACCACTTCACACTCAGCCTTACCCTTACCGATGCGGGACTAGCCCCGATGCAACCGGGCCGGGTTCGGGTGACAACAGATGACGAGCTCAAACGATTCGCTGAGATCGTAGAGCTTGGAGCCGCTGGACTCCCCACAGCTGATTCGACCCCATccgagcttgatgagcttgccTCTGCACTCGTGAATCTCCTAACATCGGCAGCGAAGGCAGCCGGCCGGCCCACACGGAAGGGTGCACGAACTGCTCCCTGGTGGACCGAAGAATGCGCCGGCGCCGCGGCTGCATTTCGTGCAATCAGAAGACTCTACcctcttggcttcaacgaGGAAGTCCAAATCGCCAAACGAGACTTCCATCGCGTAGTCCGCCGAGCCAAAAGGCTCTACTGGCGGAATCTCATCGACACCTTCTCCGACAGTAGCTCCCTTTTCAAAGCCGTTCGGTGGCTGAAGTCCCCAGGGCCCTTCCAGCCGCCACCACTGCAGGTTGACGATGTCGTCTACGAATCTCAGATAGACAAGGCTAACGCGCTCCGACGAGCCACGCTGGAACGACGAACCGCAGACGACGACATCCAAGACCCTTGGATGCTCGTCTCTCCTCCTAGACTGATCCCGTTTCCACTCGAAATTTCCCTAGACGAGGCACAGTATGCGACCCTCCATACAGGCAATACGTCTCCTGGATCAGATAATATCACCGTTAACCTTCTTAAAGCCGTATGGCATATCATCGGGACGCACGTCCGCCGCTTATTCGAGAGATGCCTCTCTGCAGGCCACCATCCGAAACCATTTAGGGAGGCGGAAGTGGTCATGATCGCCAAGCCCGGACGCCGAGATCTCACATCGCCACGGGGTTGGCGACCTATCC contains these protein-coding regions:
- a CDS encoding hypothetical protein (At least one base has a quality score < 10), which gives rise to MASSTTNPPAAPDPFDLGIHTPANLNRGARAALLQNSPAAVNGTIGVSPGPRRMAQTPSSPLNASTIAAATEGAERASPSSTFEQQPVSIIKSANDLARERVEEYNAKLMVFQAFCAKFEEAAQQFTTGPQRRFAQQFADSFLDSWKRELSSAGPTIPKPTYSSVAAASPRTDRDRLTHRQQQQHGRRQTDPPHRQGQQTTIAPPRQDLRVFIRLEAGAPARAHSSYAIRTLIQEKLSAVSSKIRQVFQVRSGWAVLTADPETRDFLVEKQAEWAAELGATTVETNKEWFTYVVSDFPTRLTDFHGKEVDSDSIVRDEIEIQTGLKPVDIRPSRQFSDSPLTKTLLVSFLKPTKRFWSLFGSSAARLIDKTDRPRQCETCWGYHFARNCHRQPVCQRCGKTGHIIDNCTAPEQCINCLGPHQANFHKCPARPKRVHGVLRRLTKEQRGHVRTVGAEAYRQRHLAQQPESHLEAQQSDDIASHEQPSIRGPSPAASGAPSCIMVATSPHAGYEAEEEPEHPRPGSPRKRRIVLITRPLDQE